In Novipirellula caenicola, one genomic interval encodes:
- a CDS encoding Xaa-Pro peptidase family protein, producing MTQRLDALRQSLASLEIDAMLVTDEINVRYLTGFTGDSSYLLVGPDRATMLSDGRYEIQLANECPSVSAAIRPPSQLMMDLVKQVLGDSGYERVGIESAVISLSDYRKMSDQCPDVSWIETTGVVERQRMIKDEDEIATTRGAVSIAQRSFQSLVPMLSPKWTERAIAHELEAKMRFLGAESASFKPIVGFNAAAALPHYHPAEIFMPTNGVVLIDWGAKYRGYASDITRTLSVGNVSSEFERAYEVVLEAQMAAIDAIKPGVEGKEIDKIARGVIGKAGLGDKFNHGLGHGIGLQIHESPRMSSNCEDELAAGMIVTVEPGVYIGNEFGIRIEDDVLVTETGCEVLTTLPKGLDDCRLVL from the coding sequence ATGACTCAACGGCTCGACGCACTTCGCCAATCGCTCGCTTCGCTGGAAATCGACGCGATGTTGGTGACCGACGAAATCAACGTTCGTTATTTGACCGGGTTTACCGGCGACAGCTCCTATTTGTTGGTCGGGCCGGATCGAGCGACGATGCTCAGCGATGGTCGCTACGAAATCCAATTGGCCAACGAATGTCCGTCGGTTTCGGCTGCGATCCGCCCGCCGAGTCAATTGATGATGGATTTGGTCAAACAAGTGCTAGGCGATTCGGGGTACGAGCGGGTCGGAATCGAGTCGGCCGTGATCTCGCTAAGCGATTATCGCAAAATGAGTGACCAATGTCCCGATGTTTCGTGGATCGAGACCACCGGGGTCGTCGAGCGCCAACGAATGATCAAGGACGAAGACGAGATTGCGACCACTCGGGGGGCCGTTTCGATCGCCCAGCGAAGTTTTCAGTCGCTCGTGCCAATGTTGTCGCCGAAATGGACTGAGCGGGCGATTGCACATGAATTGGAAGCGAAAATGCGATTTTTGGGGGCTGAATCGGCAAGTTTCAAGCCGATTGTCGGGTTTAACGCCGCCGCCGCCTTGCCGCACTATCATCCCGCGGAAATTTTTATGCCGACGAACGGCGTGGTGCTGATCGATTGGGGGGCAAAATACCGGGGATACGCCAGCGATATCACGCGGACCTTGTCCGTTGGCAACGTTTCTAGCGAGTTTGAGCGGGCGTACGAAGTCGTGTTAGAGGCTCAAATGGCGGCGATTGACGCGATCAAACCGGGAGTCGAAGGCAAAGAAATCGATAAAATCGCTCGCGGCGTGATCGGCAAAGCGGGGCTGGGAGACAAGTTTAACCACGGTTTGGGGCACGGAATTGGGCTGCAAATCCACGAATCTCCGCGGATGTCGTCGAATTGTGAAGATGAACTCGCTGCGGGTATGATTGTCACCGTTGAGCCTGGAGTGTATATCGGTAACGAATTTGGCATTCGCATCGAAGATGATGTACTGGTGACGGAAACTGGTTGCGAAGTGCTCACTACCCTACCTAAGGGTC